In Microcoleus sp. AS-A8, the following are encoded in one genomic region:
- a CDS encoding pentapeptide repeat-containing protein — translation MANTEHLVLLQQGTTLWNEWRDQYPQIQPNLRQAHLRGWLLQGVNFVGADLREVNLSEADLSQARLNGANCNSADLRKVNLAMADLSGANLISADLRKANLTQANLTSANLRVAFLRQANLQGVNLSEANLQGTDLSGVNLKGAMLYQVNLKTAILTGVDLTQLDGMEVMLPDQIT, via the coding sequence ATGGCAAACACAGAACATCTAGTGCTACTTCAGCAAGGAACAACCCTTTGGAATGAATGGAGAGACCAGTATCCGCAGATACAGCCTAATTTACGTCAAGCTCACCTTCGGGGTTGGTTGCTTCAAGGAGTGAACTTTGTCGGGGCAGATTTGCGGGAGGTTAATTTGTCTGAGGCAGATTTGTCACAAGCCCGTTTAAATGGAGCGAACTGTAATTCAGCCGACCTACGTAAGGTTAATTTAGCCATGGCTGACTTATCTGGAGCTAATCTTATCTCCGCCGATTTGCGTAAAGCTAATCTAACTCAAGCAAATCTCACCTCAGCTAATTTAAGGGTGGCTTTCCTGCGCCAAGCGAACTTGCAAGGAGTCAACTTGAGTGAAGCCAATCTTCAAGGAACAGATTTGAGCGGTGTCAATCTTAAGGGAGCAATGCTTTACCAAGTTAATCTTAAAACGGCAATTTTAACTGGGGTAGATTTAACGCAATTGGATGGCATGGAAGTTATGCTGCCCGATCAGATAACATAG
- a CDS encoding branched-chain amino acid ABC transporter permease yields MDLTLFFQQFLNGLSIGSVYAIFALGYTLVFSILGIINFAHGAIFTLGAYFTYSLAGGAFGFNGILANASLPIQLPFGLALFFGSLLAGLVGVLVERLAFKPLRARGADPLLTLVSSLGAAVVIVNLIQYLVGAEIYTFPADAYGNIPPAINFGTEARPINVRTIQIIIFGVSALIVVILTYLINYTKIGKALQAVAEDATTASLLGINTERFIVLTFFLSGFLGGLAGTLVGSSVSIAGPYFGITYGLKGLGVIVLGGLGNIPGAVLGGLLLGWAEAFVPSDFSGYKEAIAFTLLFIMLLVRPQGLLGRSNVTKV; encoded by the coding sequence ATGGACTTGACTCTGTTTTTTCAACAATTTTTAAATGGTTTATCGATTGGCAGTGTTTATGCCATTTTTGCCTTAGGCTACACGCTCGTATTTTCCATTTTAGGCATCATTAATTTTGCTCATGGTGCAATTTTTACGCTGGGCGCTTATTTTACTTATAGCTTAGCTGGAGGAGCGTTTGGCTTTAATGGTATTCTGGCGAATGCGTCTTTGCCGATACAGTTACCCTTTGGTTTGGCTTTATTTTTTGGGAGCCTTTTAGCGGGTCTGGTGGGAGTTTTAGTCGAACGTTTAGCGTTTAAACCTTTACGAGCGAGAGGGGCTGATCCACTCCTAACTTTGGTTTCGAGTTTAGGGGCGGCTGTTGTCATTGTCAACTTAATTCAATACTTAGTAGGGGCAGAAATTTATACCTTTCCCGCTGATGCCTACGGGAATATACCACCCGCTATTAATTTTGGTACTGAGGCAAGACCAATTAATGTCCGAACCATTCAAATCATCATATTTGGTGTCTCGGCCTTGATTGTTGTCATTCTTACCTACTTGATTAATTACACGAAAATTGGCAAGGCATTGCAAGCTGTCGCTGAAGATGCAACAACAGCTAGTTTATTAGGAATTAATACAGAGCGTTTTATTGTATTAACGTTCTTTTTGAGTGGGTTTTTGGGTGGTTTGGCAGGAACTTTAGTGGGTTCTAGTGTAAGTATTGCTGGCCCTTACTTTGGCATCACTTATGGACTGAAAGGGTTAGGGGTGATTGTCTTGGGAGGATTAGGTAATATTCCGGGTGCCGTGTTAGGGGGATTGCTATTAGGTTGGGCAGAGGCTTTTGTCCCTTCTGATTTTTCTGGCTATAAGGAAGCGATCGCCTTTACCTTATTATTTATCATGCTTCTGGTTCGACCCCAAGGATTACTAGGGCGCTCGAACGTAACAAAAGTCTAG
- a CDS encoding GAF domain-containing protein, producing the protein MTDQTPASHTTEAVTQGKLLHRMTNRIRQSLELQEILSATATEMRTFLDTDRVKVYRFESDGTGQVIAESVIENRLPSLLGLHFPAGDIPPHAREMFVKARVRSIIDIPTQRITLNRLDCPPTTGDLTIEDVHNQAIEDILQRPVDPCHVEYLTKIGVQSSLVIPIVHQQKLWGLLASHHAQPKAFSREQLQIVQTLADQVAIAISQSHLLSQSRERVRGETLINQISTLLHSPLKISEILQIALEKVVQAVKGSGGRLFVSSPSGQSDIELYTYGSQPLLTEGNPTVLENYPFWQQLMTSESRLAQPSNVADYWRDLILSEEEAMRLRRRAVSQLFAFNDIYQELQLLDVAPVFRPTRIRSLLAMPLVHGDQCVGILSLFRDEIDTDILWAGRYDPDERQDRVRSSFEVWRELKLGQAREWTDEEIEITSSVGTHLTMAVLQNRLYQCEYQQRVLVEMRNQELNKARTVAEEASRLKSDFLSSTSHELRTPLAATLNYLKLLKEGFYDNEEELKEYINVAYNSAENLVAIINDVLDIAKIEAGRMTLNPEWIDLPSLLAEQQNLFRLETRQKEITLVIECEVERVYADLMKLRQVLTNLLSNAFKFTPSGEIRLQVISETSADHPWVKFSVTDTGIGIEPAKQDMLFEPFVQADGSVKRRYGGTGLGLTVCKRLVELMGGEISLYSLGKGKGASVTFTLPQYGAGIMR; encoded by the coding sequence ATGACAGATCAAACTCCTGCAAGCCATACAACCGAAGCAGTAACTCAGGGAAAATTGCTACATCGAATGACGAATCGCATTCGACAATCTTTGGAATTGCAGGAAATTTTGTCAGCAACTGCCACAGAAATGCGAACATTTCTAGATACAGATCGAGTTAAGGTTTATCGATTTGAGAGCGATGGCACGGGGCAAGTTATTGCCGAGTCTGTCATTGAAAATCGCTTACCCTCACTTTTAGGTCTACACTTTCCGGCGGGAGATATTCCCCCCCACGCTCGCGAAATGTTTGTCAAAGCGAGAGTGCGTTCTATTATTGATATTCCTACCCAGCGCATCACCCTAAATCGACTAGATTGCCCGCCAACCACAGGAGACTTAACCATTGAGGATGTGCATAATCAAGCGATTGAAGATATCCTTCAGCGTCCGGTCGATCCTTGCCATGTGGAATATTTAACCAAAATAGGAGTGCAATCGTCTCTGGTCATCCCGATTGTGCATCAACAAAAGTTGTGGGGCTTGCTGGCTTCGCACCACGCTCAGCCCAAGGCTTTCTCACGAGAGCAGCTACAGATTGTTCAGACTTTAGCCGATCAAGTGGCGATCGCGATCTCCCAATCTCACCTCCTCTCTCAATCCCGTGAGCGAGTGCGCGGCGAAACACTCATTAATCAAATTTCTACCTTACTCCACTCCCCCCTGAAAATTTCAGAGATTCTGCAAATCGCCTTAGAAAAGGTAGTCCAAGCGGTCAAAGGTTCGGGTGGCAGGCTGTTTGTCAGCTCTCCCTCAGGCCAATCAGACATTGAACTCTACACCTATGGATCACAGCCCCTATTAACTGAAGGTAACCCAACGGTGTTGGAGAATTATCCATTTTGGCAGCAGCTCATGACCTCTGAAAGTCGATTGGCTCAACCCTCGAATGTAGCAGATTACTGGAGAGACTTAATCTTGAGTGAAGAGGAGGCGATGCGGTTACGCCGTCGGGCGGTTTCCCAACTTTTCGCCTTCAACGATATTTATCAAGAACTGCAATTACTGGACGTTGCACCTGTGTTTCGACCCACCCGCATCCGTAGTTTGTTAGCCATGCCACTGGTGCATGGGGATCAGTGCGTGGGAATTTTAAGCCTTTTTCGAGACGAGATTGATACAGATATTCTGTGGGCTGGACGCTATGATCCAGATGAACGACAGGATCGAGTCAGAAGTTCGTTTGAAGTTTGGCGAGAACTCAAACTGGGTCAAGCTAGGGAGTGGACGGATGAAGAAATTGAAATCACGAGTTCAGTCGGCACCCATCTGACGATGGCTGTTCTGCAAAATCGGCTCTACCAGTGCGAATATCAGCAGCGCGTACTGGTGGAGATGCGAAACCAGGAACTCAACAAAGCGCGTACTGTTGCCGAAGAAGCTTCTCGTCTAAAATCCGACTTTTTGTCCTCTACGAGTCACGAATTACGCACGCCTCTAGCGGCGACATTGAATTATCTGAAACTTCTCAAGGAAGGCTTTTATGATAATGAAGAAGAACTGAAAGAATATATTAATGTTGCCTATAATTCAGCGGAAAATTTGGTTGCGATTATCAACGATGTCTTAGACATTGCCAAAATAGAGGCGGGTCGGATGACGCTCAATCCAGAGTGGATTGATTTGCCGTCTCTTTTGGCAGAACAGCAAAACTTATTCAGACTCGAAACTCGTCAAAAGGAGATTACCTTGGTGATTGAGTGCGAGGTAGAGAGAGTCTATGCCGACTTGATGAAACTGAGACAAGTTTTGACCAATCTCCTCTCCAATGCCTTCAAGTTCACTCCAAGTGGCGAGATTCGCCTTCAGGTGATTTCAGAGACATCCGCTGATCATCCTTGGGTAAAATTCTCGGTGACGGATACAGGAATTGGGATTGAGCCAGCTAAACAGGATATGCTGTTTGAGCCTTTTGTCCAAGCCGATGGTTCGGTGAAGCGACGCTATGGAGGAACCGGATTGGGTTTAACAGTTTGCAAGCGACTTGTGGAACTGATGGGGGGTGAGATTTCGCTCTACAGTCTGGGTAAAGGCAAAGGAGCGAGTGTTACGTTTACGTTACCTCAGTACGGAGCAGGAATCATGAGGTAA